TTACGTCGTTTGAAGGCTTCATATCCTCCTTCCATAATGTCAACGATTTGCTGGTGTGTTTCTTCAGAGTCTATTGTTCCAGAAGAAATGTGCATAATCCCATCGCTACTTTCTGCAGCTACTATTCTTTCCGCATCTCCTAATACAGGAATGTTAGCATTATGTGTTGCAAAAATGAATTGTGTATCATATTTCTTTCCCCTAAGCTTTTTAATAAATTCTGTGTAAACCACTTGATTATCGAGGTCATCTTCTGGTTGGTCGATAATAACTACATCATTATCATTTTGCGAGAGAATAAACAAAACGAGGGCGGAGGCGCGTTGTCC
This sequence is a window from Bacillota bacterium. Protein-coding genes within it:
- a CDS encoding ATP-binding protein gives rise to the protein GQRASALVLFILSQNDNDVVIIDQPEDDLDNQVVYTEFIKKLRGKKYDTQFIFATHNANIPVLGDAERIVAAESSDGIMHISSGTIDSEETHQQIVDIMEGGYEAFKRRNVIYSTWEKNQ